The following proteins are encoded in a genomic region of Reichenbachiella sp.:
- a CDS encoding acyl-CoA desaturase translates to MIRYKFSKKQDQEFTATLRSRVNNYFQENNLNRDANSTMVIKSICLFTWYLTPYFIIIFSGITSLPILMSLWVVMGLGKAFIGTAVMHDSLHGSYSNSKKVNFWMGLSAMIIGVDSLIWKIQHNVIHHTYTNIEHTDEDILPRFVFRFSNNQPKMWFHRFQHIYAPIFYCVPLLEWLTTKDFLKAFDYKKMRLIKPGAEFRKEFAAIVLRKFFYYIFFVAVPMLVVPIPAWITLVMILVSSGVTGIMLAMIFQTAHVVPSAAFYEIEGEEVDHSWSAHQLLTTCNYGMNDKVLSWLVGGLNFQVEHHLFPDICHVHYPAIAPIVQQTTKEFGLPYYAVDSFGDAVKSHFHMLKQLGKQEVYEGQPAFFVAKA, encoded by the coding sequence ATGATAAGATATAAGTTTTCTAAAAAGCAGGATCAGGAGTTTACCGCAACGCTTCGAAGCAGAGTCAACAACTATTTTCAGGAAAACAACCTAAATCGTGATGCTAATTCCACGATGGTGATCAAATCCATCTGTCTTTTCACATGGTATCTCACACCTTATTTTATTATCATATTTTCTGGAATTACCAGCCTTCCCATATTGATGAGTCTTTGGGTAGTAATGGGATTGGGGAAAGCATTCATAGGTACTGCAGTCATGCACGATTCTTTGCATGGCTCCTATTCCAATAGTAAAAAAGTAAACTTCTGGATGGGCCTATCTGCCATGATCATTGGCGTGGATTCTCTGATTTGGAAAATCCAGCATAACGTCATCCATCATACCTATACCAACATCGAACACACGGATGAAGACATTCTTCCTCGCTTCGTCTTCCGTTTTTCAAACAACCAACCCAAAATGTGGTTCCATAGGTTCCAACACATCTACGCACCAATTTTTTACTGTGTACCTCTTTTAGAGTGGTTGACTACCAAAGATTTTTTAAAGGCATTTGATTATAAAAAAATGCGTCTGATCAAACCAGGGGCAGAGTTTAGAAAAGAATTTGCAGCGATAGTGCTTAGGAAATTTTTCTATTACATATTCTTCGTGGCCGTTCCTATGCTAGTGGTACCAATTCCTGCTTGGATTACTTTGGTAATGATATTGGTATCGAGTGGGGTAACTGGTATCATGCTCGCCATGATTTTCCAGACTGCTCACGTAGTGCCATCTGCGGCATTTTATGAGATAGAAGGTGAAGAGGTAGACCACAGCTGGTCGGCCCATCAGCTCTTGACAACGTGCAACTATGGTATGAATGACAAAGTCTTGAGTTGGTTAGTTGGTGGGTTAAACTTCCAAGTAGAGCACCATCTCTTTCCCGACATTTGCCATGTGCATTACCCGGCCATTGCTCCTATCGTTCAGCAAACCACGAAGGAATTTGGGCTGCCGTACTATGCCGTAGATTCGTTTGGTGATGCGGTCAAAAGCCACTTCCACATGCTCAAGCAGTTAGGCAAGCAAGAAGTGTACGAAGGTCAGCCGGCGTTCTTTGTGGCGAAGGCTTGA